A part of Antechinus flavipes isolate AdamAnt ecotype Samford, QLD, Australia chromosome 6, AdamAnt_v2, whole genome shotgun sequence genomic DNA contains:
- the LOC127539839 gene encoding KRAB domain-containing protein 5-like isoform X2, whose amino-acid sequence MGDLAFASEEKDKRLQDFSFFQNKRIEDEEEMIAGFITARAQELVSFRDVAIYFTQEEWSYLHSTQKHLYWNVMLENYENFISLGLPVSKLDMLSLLKREKSSWKPGEDNLQASCPDVTAR is encoded by the exons ATGGGAGACTTGGCCTTCGCCTCTGAGGAGAAAG atAAGCGTCTTCAagacttttcctttttccaaaacaaaagaatagaGGATGAGGAGGAAATGATTGCTGGGTTCATCACAGCCAGGGCTCAG GAATTAGTATCATTTAGGGATGTTGCCATATACTTCACCCAGGAAGAGTGGAGCTATCTTCATTCAACTCAGAAGCATCTGTATTGGaatgtgatgctggagaactatgAGAACTTCATCTCACTGG GGCTTCCCGTTTCTAAATTGGACATGCTTTCCTTGTTGAAGAGAGAAAAGTCTTCATGGAAACCAGGAGAAGACAATCTACAAGCTTCTTGTCCAG ATGTCACTGCGAGATAA
- the LOC127539839 gene encoding zinc finger protein OZF-like isoform X1 encodes MGDLAFASEEKDKRLQDFSFFQNKRIEDEEEMIAGFITARAQELVSFRDVAIYFTQEEWSYLHSTQKHLYWNVMLENYENFISLGLPVSKLDMLSLLKREKSSWKPGEDNLQASCPDSFSEIWFETLDSSPIQDTGSLFLDDTPTSNSSLWLSKKREDGRCDVSSEEGKMIRETSSRQLINTYRTSFKKESISQCNTFGRHFLLGSVFDALWKETVWGNIQKYMALEKSFRDFSDLIPSNIVSLGKNFSKYEKWKKPFSYHSNLIRFHRTHGEELQEHNECGETFFRRSNHVGHQTFHIEEKHDQCNKYWRILSHGESLTEHRSTYVGVKPFQCNECRKAFNQREQLIYHQRTHTSEKPFECTECGKAFNRRANLIRHQRTHTGIKPFECNDCQKTFSQRGHLIYHQRIHTGEKPFECRECGKAFSRRAALITHLRTHTGERPFACNECGKAFSERRDLVTHQRTHTGEKPFECNECRKAFSQRGHLIFHQRIHTGEKPFECSKCGRDFSQKGHLIRHQRIHTEVKPLECNDGGKTFDERTDLICH; translated from the exons ATGGGAGACTTGGCCTTCGCCTCTGAGGAGAAAG atAAGCGTCTTCAagacttttcctttttccaaaacaaaagaatagaGGATGAGGAGGAAATGATTGCTGGGTTCATCACAGCCAGGGCTCAG GAATTAGTATCATTTAGGGATGTTGCCATATACTTCACCCAGGAAGAGTGGAGCTATCTTCATTCAACTCAGAAGCATCTGTATTGGaatgtgatgctggagaactatgAGAACTTCATCTCACTGG GGCTTCCCGTTTCTAAATTGGACATGCTTTCCTTGTTGAAGAGAGAAAAGTCTTCATGGAAACCAGGAGAAGACAATCTACAAGCTTCTTGTCCAG atTCCTTTAGTGAGATCTGGTTTGAAACCCTGGATTCAAGTCCAATACAAGACACTGGAAGCCTTTTCTTAGATGATACTCCTACATCAAACAGTAGTCTCTGGCTATCCaagaagagagaagatggaagatGTGATGTCAGttcagaggaaggaaagatgatcAGGGAGACATCATCcagacaattaataaatacttacagAACATCTTTTAAGAAAGAGAGTATATCTCAGTGTAATACATTTGGGAGGCATTTTCTTTTGGGATCAGTCTTTGATGCACTATGGAAAGAAACTGTATGGGgaaatatccaaaaatatatgGCACTTGAAAAGAGCTTTAGGGATTTTTCAGACCTTATTCCAAGTAATATAGTTTCCTTAGGGAAGAACTTTTCtaaatatgaaaaatggaaaaaaccctTCAGTTACCACTCAAACTTAATTAGATTTCATAGAACACATGGGGAAGAACTGCAAGAACACAATGAATGTGGTGAAACCTTTTTCAGAAGATCAAATCATGTTGGACATCAGACATTTCATATTGAGGAGAAACATGACCAGTGCAATAAATATTGGAGAATCTTAAGCCACGGGGAAAGTTTGACTGAACATAGGAGTACTTATGTTGGAGTGAAACCTTTTCAATGTAATGAATGTAGGAAAGCCTTCAATCAGAGGGAACAACTCATTTATCATCAAAGAACTCATACTAGTgagaaaccctttgaatgtactgaatgtggaaaggccttcaACCGAAGGGCAAACCTTATTAGACATCAAAGAACTCATACTGGAATCaaaccctttgaatgtaatgATTGTCAGAAAACCTTTAGCCAGAGAGGACATCTCATTtatcatcaaagaattcatactggagagaaaccctttgaatgtagggaatgtgggaaagccttcagcaGGAGAGCTGCTCTTATTACACATCTGAGAACTCATACTGGAGAGAGACCTTTTgcatgtaatgaatgtgggaaagccttcagtgaAAGAAGAGACCTTGTTACTCATCAGAGgactcatactggagagaaaccctttgaatgtaatgaatgtaggAAAGCCTTCAGTCAAAGGGGACACCTCATTtttcatcaaagaattcatactggagagaaaccctttgaatgtaGCAAATGTGGAAGAGATTTCAGCCAGAAGGGACACCTTATTAGACATCAGAGAATACATACTGAAGTGAAACCTTTAGAATGCAATGACGGAGGGAAAACTTTTGATGAGAGGACAGACCTCATTTGTCATTAG